DNA sequence from the Paenibacillus azoreducens genome:
GTAAGGAGGTTTCCCTCATTGGACAAGTTCGTAATCAGTATGGCAACGCTGCGCATGATTTCCGGCACCATCGAAATCGCGGCGGCACTGTTTATGTTAAGGCTGGCACAAGTCGATAAGGCGCTTGCGGTAAATTCGCTGCTTGCTATTGTAGGGCCCACGGTCCTGATCCTGACGACTTCGATCGGGCTGGTGGGACTCGCCGACAAACTTTCATGGGGAAAGATTGCTTGGATCTTCGCAGGGGTATCCTGTCTCTTAATCGGAATTTTAAAAAAATGATAGATTCGGGCGTCATAAATTTGGAGTACAAGCATAAACATGGAGGTATAAAACATCTACTAGACTATAAAACGCAAAGATTACGCGATTAAGAGAAGACAGCTTGGGGGTGGTCTTATTACGAATCCAAACTGGCTCGAATTGTTTCCCGACCGGATCAAGTCCATCCTGCTGGAGCTTCCGCGGGATCATCTCGCAAGGCTCGAGGAAGTCCGCCTGCGTGAAGGCAGACCGCTCGAGGTGAACGAGTCGGGGGGACATCGTTTCGTAACCGGTCAAGGGATGCTTACATTAGATGAGGACAAGGCGTACAGGCCCAGCCGGGATGACGGGCGCAGATTTTTGGATCTGATCAGCAATCATTCCTTGTATACGCTCGAAGAAGAGCTCCGCAAAGGGTTCATTACGGTTCCAGGCGGACACCGTATCGGTCTTGCGGGCAGAACCGTTCTGTCGGGTGGCAAAGTGGAGCATATCCGCGATATCAGCGGCTTTAACATCCGGATCGCACGGGAGGTACGGGGCGCGGGGGATGAAATTCTGCCGTATCTCCGTGACGATAAAGAACGAAGAATCAAGCATGCGCTGATCATCTCCCCGCCGCAGCATGGCAAGACGACGCTCCTGAGGGATTTGGCCAGACAGATCAGCAGCGGAAAGATAGGGGAAGTGCCGCCAAGCGGATTGGGAATGAAAGTTGGCATCATTGACGAACGGTCGGAAATTGCCGGAAGCTTGC
Encoded proteins:
- a CDS encoding YqhV family protein; the encoded protein is MDKFVISMATLRMISGTIEIAAALFMLRLAQVDKALAVNSLLAIVGPTVLILTTSIGLVGLADKLSWGKIAWIFAGVSCLLIGILKK
- the spoIIIAA gene encoding stage III sporulation protein AA, whose product is MTNPNWLELFPDRIKSILLELPRDHLARLEEVRLREGRPLEVNESGGHRFVTGQGMLTLDEDKAYRPSRDDGRRFLDLISNHSLYTLEEELRKGFITVPGGHRIGLAGRTVLSGGKVEHIRDISGFNIRIAREVRGAGDEILPYLRDDKERRIKHALIISPPQHGKTTLLRDLARQISSGKIGEVPPSGLGMKVGIIDERSEIAGSLRGVPTFDVGPRTDVMDACPKAEGMMMMIRSMSPDVLIVDEIGREEDAEAVTEALNAGITVIASAHGSSLEELQNRPALKRLADNRMFELYVLLHRSRGKTAFRLMDRQMRVLQLSAKGEAWHA